One Microplitis mediator isolate UGA2020A chromosome 3, iyMicMedi2.1, whole genome shotgun sequence DNA segment encodes these proteins:
- the LOC130664829 gene encoding NF-kappa-B inhibitor cactus-like produces the protein MVPPEEIASAGNPDIEGENILHYLCREGDITNLMAFKNVISDANRHLVRQYNRHGKQCVHIVSNPGIADPQEKLKLLIEWGADINGQERVFGNTPLHITAYTRNHKLATWLCNQPGINIEVHNHLFKTPYYVAGERSDWKMINILRAKAGQCRIYRCNEAWLFTKNY, from the coding sequence ATGGTACCGCCAGAAGAAATCGCTTCTGCTGGAAATCCCGACATTGAAGGTGAGAATATACTCCATTATCTCTGCCGTGAAGGCGACATTACTAATTTGATGGCGTTCAAGAATGTCATCAGTGATGCCAATCGACATCTGGTGCGGCAATACAACCGACATGGAAAACAGTGTGTCCACATTGTCTCCAACCCAGGCATTGCTGACCCTCAGGAAAAACTGAAACTTCTGATAGAGTGGGGTGCTGACATCAATGGTCAAGAGCGAGTCTTCGGTAATACACCACTGCATATTACAGCTTATACACGAAACCATAAGCTTGCAACCTGGCTGTGTAATCAACCTGGAATAAACATCGAAGTCCATAATCATCTATTCAAGACACCGTATTATGTCGCGGGTGAGCGTAGTGATTGGaagatgataaatatattacgTGCTAAAGCTGGGCAATGTAGAATCTACCGATGCAACGAAGCTTggttatttactaaaaattattaa